A DNA window from Bradyrhizobium barranii subsp. barranii contains the following coding sequences:
- a CDS encoding efflux RND transporter permease subunit, protein MNLGRLSINQPILAMVLSIVLLIVGALAYTTLPVSEYPQVVPPTVVVTTQYPGASAQTVSDTVAAPIEQQINGVEDMLYLYSQATSNGQLTITVTFKLGTDLDKAQVLVQNRVAIAQPQLPDEVQRNGVVTRKNSPDILMVVFMLSPDDTFDQLYISNYALLQVRDQLLRIDGVGDIQIFGARDYSMRLWLDPDRIANLGLTSTEVLAAIRAQNVQIAGGQIAEPPIADRAFQPNLVFTGRLKDQKQFEDILIKAGSDGRTVRLRDVARIELGALAYSTNSFLLRKSAVAMLVTQRPGSNALATAKNISDTMVKLKESFPKGLDYNIGYNPTEFIAQSVHELIKTIYEAMLLVVIVVLVFLQGWRPAIIPIIAIPVSLVGTFAVMAALGFSINNLTLFGLVLAVGIVVDDAIVVVENVERHLEHGLSRRDAALKTMEEVGGALVSIALVLCAVFVPTAFIGGISGQFFQQFAVTIAVATAISCFCSLTLSPALASMILTPHAEKRPPAAWNLLARGWNAFTGVFNRVFDRLSHGYAGLANFVIRHSVVMILIYVVLIGSAGWLIATTPQGFIPAQDRGYVIISVQLPGAASLARTTEVVREIERISLDTPGIVRVAAFAGFSGATRTQAGNAAALFPVFDEPEARMKKGLSANAITVELRKRLAAIQGAFIIVIPPPAVPGIGTGGGFTIRVQDRQGRGPELLAAATDELVAAARKSPLLLGPTVFSPFSANTPQLFVDIDRTKAQKLGVPIASINDTIQTYFGSTYVNDFNLFGRTYHVTAQADFPFRKEPSDLSRLRTRNASGDMVMLGSVVEFKDVSGPDRVARYNLYAASELQGEPAPGTSSTTALNTIKKLADDILPSGFTFEWTDLSYQQVTGGNAGLLVFPICVLFVYLVLAAQYGSWTLPFAVILIVPMCLLAATIGVRIMGQDVNILTQIGFVVLVGLAAKNAILIVEFARDIEKEGKPRLEAVIDACRLRLRPILMTSFAFILGVLPLVISSGSGSEMRQAVAVFFGMIGVTLFGLLFTPIFYVVVRNLAEGRNEGKKPEVVAS, encoded by the coding sequence ATGAACCTTGGCCGTCTCTCCATCAACCAGCCCATCCTGGCGATGGTGCTGTCGATCGTGCTGCTGATCGTCGGCGCGCTCGCCTATACGACGCTGCCTGTCTCCGAATATCCGCAAGTGGTACCGCCGACCGTCGTCGTCACCACGCAATATCCGGGCGCCTCGGCGCAGACCGTGTCCGACACCGTCGCCGCTCCGATCGAGCAGCAGATCAACGGCGTCGAGGACATGCTGTATCTCTACAGCCAGGCGACCTCGAACGGGCAACTGACGATCACCGTCACCTTCAAGCTCGGTACCGATCTCGACAAGGCGCAGGTGCTGGTGCAGAACCGCGTCGCGATCGCACAGCCGCAGCTGCCGGACGAAGTCCAGCGCAACGGCGTCGTCACGCGCAAGAACTCGCCAGACATCCTGATGGTCGTGTTCATGCTGTCGCCGGACGATACGTTCGACCAGCTCTACATCTCCAATTACGCGCTGCTCCAGGTCCGTGACCAGTTGCTGCGGATCGACGGCGTCGGCGATATCCAGATCTTCGGCGCACGCGACTATTCGATGCGGCTCTGGCTCGACCCTGATCGTATCGCCAATCTCGGCCTGACCTCGACCGAGGTGCTGGCCGCGATCCGTGCCCAGAACGTCCAGATCGCGGGCGGCCAGATCGCCGAACCGCCGATCGCCGACCGGGCCTTCCAGCCAAACCTCGTTTTCACCGGGCGCCTGAAGGACCAGAAGCAGTTCGAGGACATTCTGATCAAGGCCGGCTCCGACGGCCGCACGGTGCGGCTGCGCGACGTCGCCCGCATCGAGCTTGGTGCTCTCGCCTACTCCACCAACAGCTTCCTGTTGCGCAAGTCGGCGGTTGCCATGCTGGTGACGCAGCGGCCGGGATCGAATGCGCTTGCGACGGCAAAGAATATCTCCGACACCATGGTGAAGCTCAAGGAGAGCTTTCCGAAAGGCCTCGACTACAATATCGGCTACAATCCGACCGAGTTCATCGCGCAGTCCGTCCACGAGCTGATCAAGACCATCTACGAGGCCATGCTGCTCGTGGTCATCGTGGTGCTGGTGTTCTTGCAGGGCTGGCGGCCCGCGATCATTCCGATCATCGCGATCCCTGTCTCGCTGGTCGGCACCTTCGCGGTGATGGCGGCGCTCGGCTTCTCCATCAACAACCTCACTTTGTTCGGCCTCGTGCTTGCGGTTGGCATCGTGGTCGACGACGCCATCGTGGTGGTCGAGAATGTGGAGCGCCATCTCGAGCACGGCTTAAGTCGGCGCGATGCGGCGCTGAAGACCATGGAGGAGGTCGGCGGCGCGCTGGTCTCTATCGCGCTGGTGCTCTGCGCCGTGTTCGTGCCGACCGCATTCATTGGCGGCATCTCCGGGCAGTTCTTCCAGCAATTCGCCGTCACCATTGCGGTGGCGACCGCGATCTCCTGCTTCTGCTCGCTGACGCTGTCGCCGGCGCTGGCTTCGATGATCCTCACGCCGCACGCAGAGAAGCGACCGCCTGCCGCCTGGAATCTCCTCGCGCGTGGCTGGAATGCGTTCACCGGCGTTTTCAACCGCGTGTTCGACCGGCTCTCGCATGGTTATGCCGGCCTCGCCAATTTCGTGATCCGCCATTCGGTGGTGATGATCCTGATCTATGTCGTGCTGATCGGCAGCGCCGGCTGGCTGATCGCGACCACGCCGCAGGGCTTCATTCCCGCGCAGGATCGCGGCTACGTCATCATCTCCGTGCAATTGCCGGGCGCGGCGTCGCTGGCGCGCACCACCGAAGTCGTGCGCGAGATCGAGCGGATCTCGCTGGACACGCCCGGCATCGTCCGCGTCGCCGCCTTCGCCGGCTTCTCGGGCGCCACCCGCACGCAGGCGGGCAATGCTGCGGCGCTGTTCCCGGTTTTCGACGAGCCCGAGGCGCGGATGAAGAAGGGATTGTCTGCGAACGCCATCACGGTCGAACTGCGCAAGCGCCTGGCCGCAATCCAGGGCGCCTTCATCATCGTGATTCCGCCGCCGGCCGTGCCCGGCATCGGCACCGGTGGCGGCTTCACCATCCGCGTCCAGGACCGCCAGGGCCGAGGACCTGAGCTGCTCGCCGCGGCCACCGACGAGCTTGTCGCCGCGGCGCGCAAATCGCCGTTGCTGCTCGGCCCCACGGTTTTCTCCCCGTTCTCGGCCAACACGCCGCAGCTCTTCGTCGATATCGACCGCACCAAGGCGCAGAAGCTCGGCGTGCCCATCGCCAGCATCAACGACACGATCCAGACCTACTTCGGATCGACCTACGTCAACGACTTCAACCTGTTCGGCCGCACCTATCACGTCACCGCGCAGGCTGACTTCCCGTTCCGAAAAGAGCCCAGCGACCTCTCGCGCCTGCGCACGCGTAACGCCTCCGGCGACATGGTGATGCTGGGCAGCGTGGTCGAGTTCAAGGACGTCTCCGGCCCCGACCGCGTCGCGCGCTACAATCTCTATGCTGCGTCCGAGCTCCAAGGCGAGCCGGCGCCGGGCACCAGCTCGACCACCGCGCTCAACACCATCAAGAAGCTCGCGGACGACATCTTGCCGAGCGGCTTCACCTTCGAATGGACCGATCTCTCCTACCAGCAGGTCACCGGCGGCAACGCGGGCCTGCTCGTGTTCCCGATCTGCGTGCTGTTCGTCTATCTCGTGCTCGCCGCGCAATATGGCAGCTGGACGCTGCCGTTCGCGGTGATCCTGATCGTACCGATGTGCCTGTTGGCCGCCACCATCGGCGTGCGCATCATGGGGCAGGACGTCAACATCCTCACCCAGATCGGATTCGTCGTTCTGGTGGGGTTAGCTGCAAAGAACGCGATCCTGATCGTCGAGTTCGCACGCGACATCGAGAAAGAAGGCAAGCCGCGGCTGGAGGCGGTGATCGACGCCTGCCGCCTGCGCCTGCGGCCGATCCTGATGACCTCCTTCGCCTTCATCCTCGGCGTGCTGCCGCTGGTGATATCGTCCGGCTCCGGCTCGGAGATGCGGCAGGCGGTTGCCGTGTTCTTCGGCATGATCGGCGTCACCCTGTTCGGCCTGCTGTTCACCCCGATCTTCTATGTGGTGGTGCGGAACCTGGCGGAAGGGCGGAACGAGGGGAAGAAGCCGGAGGTGGTGGCTTCTTAG
- a CDS encoding efflux RND transporter periplasmic adaptor subunit codes for MSGPDRNEHFVKTHDFVLPRLCAIAGLLAATFALTGCGQPASQAAAPPPPPVTVAQPVKRTVTDWDEFTGRFEAVEEVQVRPRVGGFVNSVEFQDGAIVHQGDLLYVIDPRPFEAVAEQADGQLSDARAKVELAKRELDRGLNLVQTSAVSEQAVDQRRQALQAAHAAETQAAGALKAARLNIEFTHVTAPLTGRVSRHLVSPGNLVQGSDTGTSTLLTSIVALDPIYVYFDMDEATFIKYSKLWFEGRRPSSRDTANPVQVTLAGETKPSHEGTINFLDNRLDVSTGTLRSRAVIKNTDLSILPGQFGRVRLIGSAPYEALLIPDVAVATDQSRKIVFVVKPDDTVEARPVVLGPLDEGLRVIREGLKAEDRVIVNGIQRARVGAKVAPSPAPAPAKSGDKS; via the coding sequence ATGAGCGGACCGGACCGAAACGAGCATTTTGTCAAAACGCACGATTTCGTCCTACCTCGACTTTGCGCAATTGCCGGGCTCCTCGCCGCGACGTTCGCTCTCACTGGTTGCGGACAACCGGCCTCGCAGGCCGCCGCCCCACCGCCGCCGCCGGTGACCGTCGCCCAGCCCGTCAAGCGCACCGTCACCGATTGGGACGAGTTCACCGGCCGCTTCGAGGCGGTCGAGGAGGTGCAGGTGCGCCCCCGTGTCGGCGGCTTCGTCAACTCCGTCGAGTTCCAGGACGGCGCGATCGTGCATCAGGGCGACCTGCTCTACGTCATCGACCCGCGCCCGTTCGAGGCGGTGGCCGAGCAGGCGGACGGCCAGTTGTCCGACGCGCGTGCCAAGGTGGAGCTTGCCAAGCGCGAGCTCGACCGTGGCCTGAACCTGGTCCAGACCAGTGCGGTCTCCGAGCAGGCCGTCGACCAGCGTCGCCAGGCCTTGCAGGCCGCGCATGCCGCGGAGACGCAGGCCGCAGGTGCGCTGAAGGCCGCCCGGCTCAATATCGAGTTCACCCATGTGACCGCGCCGCTCACCGGCCGCGTCAGTCGCCATCTCGTCAGCCCTGGCAATCTCGTGCAGGGCAGCGATACCGGCACCTCGACGCTGCTCACCTCGATCGTCGCGCTCGACCCGATCTACGTCTATTTCGACATGGATGAGGCGACCTTCATCAAATACAGCAAGCTGTGGTTCGAAGGCCGCCGCCCGAGCTCGCGCGACACCGCGAACCCGGTGCAGGTGACGCTCGCCGGCGAGACCAAGCCGTCGCACGAGGGCACCATCAACTTCCTCGACAACCGCCTCGATGTCTCAACCGGCACGCTGCGCAGCCGGGCCGTGATCAAGAACACCGATCTCTCGATCCTGCCGGGCCAGTTCGGCCGCGTCCGGCTGATCGGCAGCGCGCCCTATGAGGCGCTGCTGATTCCCGACGTCGCGGTCGCGACCGACCAGTCCCGCAAGATCGTGTTCGTCGTGAAGCCGGACGACACCGTCGAGGCCCGCCCCGTGGTGCTCGGTCCGCTCGATGAGGGCCTTCGCGTGATCCGCGAGGGGCTGAAGGCGGAGGACCGCGTCATCGTCAACGGCATCCAGCGCGCCCGCGTCGGCGCCAAAGTCGCTCCGTCTCCCGCGCCAGCGCCGGCCAAGTCCGGTGACAAGTCATGA
- a CDS encoding iron-containing alcohol dehydrogenase, translated as MHQGRVVYGAIEEVVFGHPAAEAVVAQMDRLGTHRAFLMVSGTLNRQTDEIAKIKDALGARCAGLFDAMPAHTPREAVIAATNAAREVNADLIVTVGGGSITDGAKAVQLCLANGIDDVDGIERIRVHKGVAPEMTAPSVRQISVPTTIAGGEFSAIAGVTDRVTHVKQMLRHPLTVPRATILDPAITVHTPEWLFLSTGIRAVDHCVEAICSRETHPYADAQSVKGLAMLADALPRVKADPADLDARMDAQIGTWLSMGALAAGVPMGASHGIGYVLGAAFDVPHGYTSCIMLPAVMRWNARDNSERQTIVAAAMGFPGHNAGDVLDAFIRSLGMPRSLADVRVSPEHFDAIAEQAMRTNWIPRNPRKIGGPADIREILLLAA; from the coding sequence GTGCACCAGGGACGTGTCGTTTACGGCGCGATCGAGGAGGTCGTGTTCGGCCATCCCGCGGCCGAGGCCGTTGTTGCGCAGATGGACCGGCTGGGGACGCACCGCGCCTTCCTGATGGTCTCGGGCACGCTGAACCGTCAGACCGACGAAATCGCGAAGATCAAGGACGCGCTCGGCGCGCGCTGCGCCGGCCTGTTCGACGCCATGCCGGCGCACACACCGCGCGAGGCAGTGATCGCGGCGACCAATGCCGCACGCGAAGTGAACGCCGACCTGATCGTCACCGTGGGCGGCGGCTCGATCACCGACGGCGCCAAGGCGGTGCAGCTCTGCCTTGCCAACGGCATCGACGATGTCGACGGCATCGAGCGCATCCGCGTCCACAAGGGCGTCGCGCCGGAAATGACGGCGCCGAGCGTGCGCCAGATCAGCGTTCCGACCACGATCGCCGGCGGCGAATTCAGCGCGATCGCCGGCGTCACCGACCGTGTCACGCATGTGAAGCAGATGCTGCGGCATCCGCTCACGGTGCCGCGCGCGACCATCCTCGATCCCGCCATCACCGTGCACACGCCGGAATGGCTGTTTCTCTCCACCGGCATCCGCGCCGTCGACCATTGCGTCGAGGCGATCTGCTCGCGCGAGACGCACCCTTATGCCGATGCGCAGTCGGTGAAGGGGCTGGCCATGCTCGCCGACGCGCTGCCGCGGGTGAAGGCCGACCCTGCCGACCTCGACGCCCGCATGGATGCGCAGATCGGCACCTGGCTGTCGATGGGCGCGCTGGCCGCCGGCGTGCCGATGGGCGCGAGCCATGGCATTGGCTATGTGCTGGGTGCGGCCTTCGACGTGCCGCACGGCTACACCTCCTGCATCATGCTCCCTGCGGTGATGCGCTGGAATGCGCGCGACAATTCCGAGCGCCAGACGATCGTCGCCGCCGCGATGGGTTTTCCCGGCCACAACGCCGGCGACGTGCTCGACGCCTTCATCCGCTCGCTCGGCATGCCGCGCAGCCTCGCCGACGTCCGCGTCTCGCCTGAGCATTTCGACGCCATCGCCGAACAGGCGATGCGCACCAACTGGATCCCGCGCAACCCGCGCAAGATCGGCGGCCCCGCCGACATTCGCGAAATCCTGCTTCTCGCCGCATAA
- a CDS encoding ABC transporter substrate-binding protein: protein MRSVWALAAVAALSVLTASTTALAGGPKQGGILRMYHRDSPGNASIHEGATYSLNVPFMPVFNNLVIYKQDEAQNRMDNIIPELAESWAWVNDNKTLTFKLRPGVKWHDGKPFTSADVKCTFDMLMGKSQQKFRQNPRKTWYEQVNDVSTNGDLEVSFNLKRPQPSLLALLASGYTPVYPCHVSPGDMRTHPIGTGPFKFVEFKANESIKLTRNPDYWREGRPYLDGIEFTIIPNRSTAILAFVAGKFDMAFPTEVSIPLLKDVKSQAPKAVCVVEPNNVATNIIVNSSAPPFDNIDIRRAMALSLDRKAFISIMFEGQGDVGGTMLPPPNGLWGMPKEMLETIPGYGPDVNANREEARKLMQKAGYGPDKHLAVKVSTRNIPVYRDPAVILIDQLKSIYIDGELDVVETANWFPKIARKDYMLGLNLTGNAVDDPDQSFYENYSCGSERNYTNYCNKEIEKLFDVQSQETDVNKRKKLVWDIDKKLQEDVARPIIFHARTGSCWQPYVKGITVMSNSSYNGYRYEDVWMDK, encoded by the coding sequence ATGCGGAGCGTGTGGGCGCTCGCCGCAGTGGCGGCGCTATCTGTGCTGACGGCCTCGACCACTGCGCTCGCCGGCGGGCCCAAGCAGGGCGGAATCCTGCGGATGTACCACCGCGACAGCCCCGGCAATGCCTCGATCCATGAAGGCGCGACCTATTCGCTCAATGTTCCCTTCATGCCTGTGTTCAACAACCTCGTCATCTACAAGCAGGACGAGGCTCAGAACAGGATGGACAACATCATTCCGGAACTCGCCGAGAGCTGGGCCTGGGTCAACGACAACAAGACGCTGACCTTCAAGCTGCGCCCGGGCGTGAAATGGCATGACGGCAAGCCGTTCACCTCCGCGGACGTCAAATGCACCTTCGACATGCTGATGGGCAAGTCGCAGCAGAAGTTCCGGCAGAATCCGCGCAAGACCTGGTACGAACAGGTCAATGACGTCTCCACCAACGGCGACCTCGAAGTTTCCTTCAACTTGAAGCGGCCGCAGCCGTCGCTGCTCGCCCTGCTCGCCTCGGGCTACACGCCGGTCTATCCCTGTCACGTCTCGCCCGGCGACATGCGCACGCACCCGATCGGCACCGGCCCGTTCAAATTCGTCGAGTTCAAGGCCAATGAATCGATCAAGCTGACCCGCAATCCCGACTATTGGCGCGAGGGGCGACCCTATCTCGACGGCATCGAGTTCACCATCATCCCGAACCGTTCGACCGCGATCCTCGCCTTCGTCGCCGGCAAGTTCGACATGGCGTTCCCGACCGAAGTGAGCATTCCGCTGCTGAAGGACGTCAAATCGCAGGCGCCGAAAGCGGTCTGCGTGGTCGAGCCCAACAATGTCGCCACCAACATCATCGTCAATTCCTCCGCGCCGCCGTTCGACAATATCGACATCCGCCGCGCCATGGCGCTGTCGCTCGACCGCAAGGCGTTCATCTCGATCATGTTCGAGGGCCAGGGCGATGTCGGCGGCACCATGCTGCCGCCGCCGAACGGGCTGTGGGGCATGCCGAAGGAGATGCTCGAGACCATTCCCGGCTACGGCCCCGATGTGAACGCCAACCGCGAGGAAGCCAGGAAGCTGATGCAGAAAGCCGGCTACGGGCCGGACAAGCATCTCGCCGTCAAGGTCTCGACCCGCAACATCCCGGTCTACCGCGATCCCGCGGTGATCCTGATCGACCAGCTTAAGAGCATCTATATCGACGGCGAGCTCGACGTGGTCGAGACCGCAAATTGGTTCCCGAAGATCGCACGCAAGGACTACATGCTCGGGCTCAATTTGACCGGCAACGCCGTCGACGATCCCGACCAGTCGTTCTACGAGAACTATTCCTGCGGTTCCGAGCGCAACTACACCAATTACTGCAACAAGGAGATCGAAAAGCTGTTCGACGTGCAGTCGCAGGAGACCGACGTCAACAAGCGCAAGAAGCTGGTGTGGGACATCGACAAGAAGCTGCAGGAGGACGTCGCCCGCCCGATCATCTTCCACGCGCGCACCGGCTCCTGCTGGCAGCCCTATGTCAAGGGCATAACGGTGATGTCGAACAGCTCCTATAATGGGTATCGCTACGAGGACGTCTGGATGGACAAGTAG
- a CDS encoding ABC transporter permease, with protein sequence MFAYLVRRLFLMLVTLFGISVVIFFLLRIVPGNIVDILFAAAGYVDPADKANLEKELGIDQPLVVQYWHWISGFLRGDFGYSYVSEKPALQEILPRIPITARLAGLALLFSASIGIPLGVISAVKQGTRLDYALRVVSLSGLSLPSFWLGLLILTASVAMFNQMPIFNPNPQTWLEAFATYAVPAAAVGFRSAALTMRITRSSMLEVLRQDYIRTARAKGASDAAVNYKHALKNAILPVITVIGIEAAFLIGGLIVTETVFNIPGVARFLVEAIRWRDYPIVQNLVMLIAVVVVSANFIVDMLYAVFDPRIRYTD encoded by the coding sequence ATGTTTGCCTATCTGGTGCGGCGCCTGTTCCTGATGCTCGTGACCCTGTTCGGGATCTCGGTCGTCATCTTCTTCCTGCTGCGCATCGTGCCCGGCAACATCGTCGACATCCTGTTTGCCGCGGCGGGCTACGTCGATCCCGCCGACAAGGCCAATCTGGAGAAGGAGCTCGGCATCGACCAGCCGCTGGTCGTGCAGTACTGGCACTGGATCAGCGGCTTTCTGCGCGGCGATTTCGGCTACTCCTATGTTTCCGAGAAGCCTGCGCTTCAGGAGATTTTGCCGCGGATCCCGATCACCGCGCGGCTCGCCGGGCTGGCACTGTTGTTCTCGGCGTCGATCGGCATTCCGCTCGGCGTCATCAGCGCGGTGAAGCAGGGCACGCGGCTCGATTACGCGTTACGCGTCGTCAGCCTCAGCGGATTGTCGCTGCCCTCGTTCTGGCTCGGCCTGCTGATCCTCACCGCGTCGGTGGCGATGTTCAACCAGATGCCGATCTTCAATCCGAATCCGCAGACCTGGCTCGAAGCGTTCGCGACCTACGCCGTGCCTGCGGCCGCCGTCGGCTTCCGCAGCGCGGCGCTGACCATGCGCATCACGCGATCCTCGATGCTCGAGGTGCTGCGGCAGGACTATATCCGCACCGCGCGCGCCAAGGGCGCCTCCGACGCGGCCGTCAACTATAAGCATGCGCTGAAGAACGCGATTTTGCCCGTCATCACCGTGATCGGCATCGAGGCCGCGTTCCTGATCGGCGGCCTGATCGTGACCGAGACCGTGTTCAACATCCCCGGCGTCGCGCGCTTCCTGGTCGAAGCGATCCGCTGGCGCGACTACCCGATCGTGCAGAACCTCGTGATGTTGATTGCGGTCGTGGTGGTGAGCGCGAACTTCATCGTCGACATGCTCTACGCGGTGTTCGATCCGCGCATCCGGTATACGGATTAG
- a CDS encoding ABC transporter permease produces MAASDYDLELRRAGAHATGGWRRVLFLAQRHVLGAAGLIIMTLFVLTAIFADFIARYDPLTIDAARALARPSLAHRMGTDSFGRDVFSRIIHGARISLAVGIGSTALGGTIGVIVGLTSGYLSGWVDLVFQRVSDILQALPLLVLALIMTAALGPSLPNVIIAIAIPLIPTVSRVIRANTLALRELPFIEAAKSIGMSEVRIALRHVLPNTLAPLIVLATAQLGSTILTEASLSFLGLGIPEPYPSWGRMLSESAAEYVRTAPWLVIFPGIAISLAVFGANLFGDALRDILDPRQRG; encoded by the coding sequence TTGGCCGCGAGTGACTATGATCTCGAACTGAGACGCGCCGGCGCGCATGCGACTGGTGGCTGGCGGCGCGTGCTGTTCCTGGCGCAGCGGCACGTGCTGGGCGCGGCCGGGCTGATCATCATGACGCTGTTCGTGCTCACGGCGATCTTTGCCGACTTCATCGCGCGCTACGATCCCCTGACCATCGACGCCGCCCGCGCGCTGGCGCGCCCGAGCCTGGCGCACAGGATGGGCACGGATTCCTTCGGCCGTGACGTGTTCAGCCGCATCATCCACGGTGCACGGATCTCTCTGGCCGTCGGCATCGGCTCGACGGCACTTGGCGGCACCATCGGCGTCATCGTCGGCCTGACCTCCGGCTATCTCTCCGGCTGGGTCGATCTCGTATTCCAGCGCGTCTCCGACATTCTTCAAGCGCTTCCATTGCTGGTCCTGGCCCTGATCATGACGGCGGCACTCGGTCCGTCCTTGCCGAACGTCATCATCGCCATCGCCATTCCGCTGATCCCGACGGTATCGCGTGTCATTCGCGCCAACACGCTGGCACTGCGCGAACTGCCCTTTATCGAAGCCGCCAAGTCGATCGGCATGAGCGAGGTGCGGATCGCGCTGCGCCACGTGCTGCCGAACACGCTGGCGCCACTGATCGTGCTCGCGACCGCGCAGCTCGGCTCGACCATCCTGACCGAAGCCTCGCTGTCCTTCCTCGGCCTCGGCATTCCCGAACCCTATCCGTCCTGGGGCCGCATGCTCTCGGAATCCGCGGCGGAATATGTCCGCACCGCGCCGTGGCTGGTGATCTTCCCGGGCATCGCGATCAGCCTCGCCGTGTTCGGCGCCAATCTGTTCGGCGACGCCCTGCGCGACATCCTCGATCCCCGGCAGCGCGGCTGA
- a CDS encoding ABC transporter ATP-binding protein, with translation MADKSDLVLDVKNLKTVFFTNSGLFKAVDDVSFTVRRGETLAIVGESGCGKSVTALSLMRLVPDPPGRIVGGSVTLEGTELLALDESEMRAVRGNRISMIFQEPMTSLNPVMRIGDQIVEAVRLHRAMPAREARDIAVEMLRLVRIPEPARRAREYPHQLSGGMRQRAMIAMALACRPALLIADEPTTALDVTIQAQILALILDLQKELGTGLVLITHDLGVVAQTAQRVIVMYAGKKVEEATVEALFADPKHPYTRGLMASIPAVPASGVPVQARLNEIPGTVPSLVRLPKGCAFAPRCKLAIKRCEAEYPPLADWGGGHLAACWRAAEVAEVA, from the coding sequence ATGGCAGACAAATCCGATCTCGTGCTCGATGTGAAGAACCTGAAGACGGTGTTCTTCACCAATTCCGGCCTGTTCAAAGCCGTAGACGATGTCTCCTTCACCGTGAGGCGCGGCGAGACGCTGGCGATCGTCGGCGAATCCGGCTGCGGCAAGAGCGTTACCGCACTGTCCCTGATGCGGCTGGTGCCCGATCCGCCCGGCCGCATCGTCGGCGGGTCGGTCACGCTCGAAGGCACCGAGCTGCTGGCGCTGGATGAATCCGAGATGCGCGCCGTCAGGGGCAATCGCATCTCCATGATCTTCCAGGAGCCGATGACCTCGCTCAATCCGGTGATGCGGATCGGTGACCAGATCGTCGAGGCGGTGCGGCTGCACCGGGCGATGCCGGCCAGAGAAGCGCGCGACATCGCGGTCGAGATGCTGCGGCTGGTCCGCATTCCCGAACCGGCACGGCGCGCGCGGGAATATCCGCATCAGCTTTCCGGCGGCATGCGCCAGCGCGCGATGATCGCGATGGCGCTCGCCTGCCGGCCGGCGCTGCTGATCGCGGACGAGCCGACCACCGCGCTCGACGTCACCATCCAGGCGCAGATCCTGGCGCTGATCCTCGACCTTCAGAAGGAGCTCGGCACCGGCCTCGTGCTGATCACCCATGATCTCGGCGTCGTCGCGCAGACCGCGCAGCGGGTGATCGTGATGTATGCGGGGAAGAAGGTGGAGGAGGCAACGGTGGAAGCGCTGTTCGCCGATCCCAAGCACCCCTACACGCGCGGGCTGATGGCCTCGATCCCGGCCGTGCCGGCGTCAGGTGTTCCGGTGCAGGCGCGGCTGAACGAAATCCCCGGCACAGTGCCGTCGCTGGTGCGCCTGCCGAAAGGCTGCGCCTTTGCACCGCGCTGCAAGCTCGCGATCAAACGCTGCGAGGCCGAATATCCGCCGCTGGCGGACTGGGGCGGCGGCCATCTCGCGGCGTGCTGGCGCGCGGCCGAAGTGGCGGAGGTGGCATGA